CGCATCCCGAAGGTGATGAGGTGCTGATCGATGGCTGGGGAGGATGGCTGAAGCCTGGTGAGGCGTTTGCGCTTCAGTATGCTATTTCGGTGCAACTGCCCGAGCTGAACAAATTGCGAGGCCGCAAGGCATAGCAGACTGTTGATCATATTGTCTCCTTCCACTCCGTGGGAGGAACGCTCTTCGGCTCTAGTTCCTCAAAGCACGAAGGCGGCTCTTTGGAAGATCAAAGCTGAAGATCAACCAGTCGCAATCACGCAGTCGTCTCAGTCATTTACGTAGACTGATCGATAGAAACTAGAACAATAAAAAAGGTGGCCGAAGCGATTCGGCCACCTTCATGTTCGTTTGAAACGGATCCAAGGGTACGTTTGGGATCAGCCAATCGCACCGGTTTAGCAATCAGTCAACGCGTTTCAACACGTATCGGTGCGCAACCGGCTGAGCGGCTTCATAGATTGCGTGCAGCTCTTCGCTCGCTTGTTTTTCGATCGCGACCAACTCTTCTTCGAACGTTTTCATCCGTTCTTCGCCTGCAGTGATACGTTTTTGATAGTTCTCTTTTGCCGCGTCATCGGTCGCTTCTTCCAAAGCGTGTTTGTCGCGCTGAAGATTTCGGTACGCGACCCAGTGATCACGCAGACGCCGGATGGTTGTCTCGTTCCGCTTCGCGTTCATCTCCATCACTTTGGTCGCTTGAAGGGATTGTGGTGTATTGGGGAAGCGTTGCAATTCAACGTGCGAAGCCAATTGTGTATTGCTGAATTCGCCGATTGCGGTTCCGTCGATGGCCAACGCGTATTTCCCGGGTGCCAATCCGTGAACCTGAAAAGATTCTTTGCTAAATCGGTGATCCAGTCGCAGCATCTGGGCGGCTTTGTTGGTCGCTTCGGGAGTCACCCAAGGAAGCGAGTTAGCCAGGAAAGTAAACTCAATGGAATCGTCATCAGAACTCAGTTCGGTGATTTCGCCTCCGCGGCCACGTCCACGATAGCCTTTGGGCGATGGCGTCAACACAATCGTTGATACGGATCCTTGTTGGCCGAGGTTTTCGAGCCATGCATGAGCCATGATCAATTGTCCCGCAGGTCCGGGGTGAACCGAATCGGAGATGAAGGTGAATGTGATGTCTTCTTTGCGTGCTTCACGTGTTAGCTGGTTCAATGGGCTAAACATATCGATCGATTGCATCCCACGCTGATCCGCTTCGTCACGGAGCCACGTTCCGAAGTATGCCAGCACGGCGTTGTATTGGGCGATCATCGATGGATCTCGTGGTCGCTGTTTCAGACGGTTGCGAGCCGCTTCGGCATCGAACATCGTTGGTGTGATCGGCGACACGGTCGTCTTCGCCGCTTCAAGACGATCCAGCAGCGTCGTCATGTCCTGTTTGTAAGTGTCATAGACTTCTTGGTTGAACGGTTGGTAACGACCATCGTTCATTCCCAGCAAAATGGTCACCAACTCTGGTGATTGTTGTAGGACATCGCGATCAAGTCTTTGCAACGCGTCCCAAGCTCGGTCGCCGCCGATGCCAGCGTTGTGGAAATTCAGTTCGATGTTGGGGTATCGTGTGATGAAGAAGTCTTCGATGTATTGGGTGTACAGCCGCTGGTGAGTGATGCTGTCGCCCAAAAAGACGATCGTATCGCCCGTTGAAAGCTCAGCCTTTCCGACGTTGATTGTCGAATCGGATTGTGCGCGTAGCTGAGAAGCGGCAAGGGTAAACGTCGCGATCGCTGACAATACGAACGCAACAAGAGATCGACGAGTCTGTCTCATGGCGGGGGAATCAGGTGAGAAGGGAAGTTGAGAGAACGCCAATTTCGGCGTTGTGACGGAAGCTTCCCATTATGCCATCGGGCGAGGGCTGACGGCATCTACATCGCCCATCGCCTGATTATTTCGACGCATTTTTCGATCCGGTTGCTGGCCGATCACTGCCGAAATGCCGGATCAGCCGGCGCTGCGGTTTCACACCGAGACTCCCGGATCGCGATTCCTTAGCAGTTATCGGCGGCACGACTATCGCCGCAGACTTCCCGTTTCGCCTTCACCGGAACTTGGCCGGTAGCGTTTCATCCGCATCCTTAGATTTAGAAATTCCACCATCAGTGAAAATGCCATCGCGAAGTACACATAGCCTTTGCTGATCGGTGTCCCCGTGGCTTCACTGACCAACACGACACTGATCAAGATCAAGAACGAAAGTGCCAACATCTTGATCGTCGGATGGTCCTGGACAAAGTTGCTGATCTGATTGGCAAAGGCGATCATCACACCGACACTGATGACGACCGCTGCGACCATGATCGGAATCTGCTTTGCCATGCCCACCGCGGTGATCACGGAATCGAGCGAAAAGATGACGTCCATGAATGCGATTCGGAATAGAACGCCGCCGACAGTCACGGATGCCGCATTGGACTCGCCAATCGGATCGATACCGTCAGACGAACCGCCTTGATCGCCGGGCATGTTGCCGACTTCGGATTCGTCTTCGCCGCCTTCGATTTTATGGTGAATCTCGCGAACCGCTGTCCACATCAGGAACAGACCACCACCGAGCAGGATTAAATCTTTTCCACTGATCTCATTGGCTTCTTCGTGTTCGTGTAGATACTCCGCCAATGATTCGATCGTGACGAAATCTGTCAGTTCAAATAGCGGGCCAACCCACTGCATCAAGTAACCGATGAACAGCAATAGTAGGATTCGCATCCCCATTGCCAGCACCAATCCGAAGCGTCTCGCCGACGACCGTTTATCTTCGGGCAATCGTCCCGTGATGATGGCGATGAAGACAATGTTGTCGATCCCTAAGACGATCTCCATCAACGTCAGTGTGAAAAGCGCGAGCAAAGCATCGCCGGTGAGCAACGATCCAATATCCATCTATGTACTCGATTTGTTTTGCGAAGATGCGATGTGTTTCAAATGGTAAGCGAGCTTATCTTTATCGGCCTGACCAATGCCAAATCGGCCTGACCAACGCCAAATCGGCCCAACCAACGCCAAATCGGCCCAACCAACGCCAAATCGGCCCGACCAACGCCAATCCTGTCCCAGCGTTTGGGCGTCTAGCGACGCAGCCACGGTGACGCCAAGCCGACCAGTCCCAGCAGCAATAGTAGGCCCAAGGTGATGCGTCGAAGGCGTTCTTTTCCCAACCAATTTCCGAATCGAAGTCCCAGCCAAGTGACCAACAGCAGGGCAGGCAGGCTTAGGGTCGCCATCATCGCCGGCGCGTAGACACGTTCGCGGAACTTTAGCAACAGGATTGCAAGTGCGGGGCCAAGGCTGACCAAGTACATCGAAAAAAGGAAACCACGGATTTGACGCGTTGACCAGTCATGGGCTTGGACCCAAAACACCATCGCGGGACCACCCATGCCAATCAGTCCTTGCAAGAATCCTGACACCGGAAACGCGATCCAGCCCCAGAATGCGGCGATCGATGGTTTCGGGGTAGGGCGGTAGAGCATGATCGCGATGGTAGCGGCCAGCACCGCGCCGCCGACAAGCTGGCGAATTCGGTCGACCGACAATGTTTGCTCAATTACGACCAAGGCCGCGATCCCGATCGGATAGAAAGCGATTCGCGCGATTCCCGGCCAAAGAAGTTTGCGCGGTTGAATCGAGTCGCGTAGCGAATAGACACCCATCACGTTTTGTGGCACCGTTGCAACCAACAGGGCAACGCTCGCCTCGGGGATGCTATAACCCAACCAAAGCAAGATTGGGACGATCAGTAGTCCCGCGGCGAACCCTGCGGCGGACTGAACGAAAATCCCAATCGAAAGGACTGTCGCGATTCCGATCAGACTCGCCGGATCAAGCATCGGTTTCGATGAAGGGTAGGGCAGTGGACTCGATCAAT
This genomic interval from Stieleria sp. JC731 contains the following:
- a CDS encoding SGNH/GDSL hydrolase family protein produces the protein MRQTRRSLVAFVLSAIATFTLAASQLRAQSDSTINVGKAELSTGDTIVFLGDSITHQRLYTQYIEDFFITRYPNIELNFHNAGIGGDRAWDALQRLDRDVLQQSPELVTILLGMNDGRYQPFNQEVYDTYKQDMTTLLDRLEAAKTTVSPITPTMFDAEAARNRLKQRPRDPSMIAQYNAVLAYFGTWLRDEADQRGMQSIDMFSPLNQLTREARKEDITFTFISDSVHPGPAGQLIMAHAWLENLGQQGSVSTIVLTPSPKGYRGRGRGGEITELSSDDDSIEFTFLANSLPWVTPEATNKAAQMLRLDHRFSKESFQVHGLAPGKYALAIDGTAIGEFSNTQLASHVELQRFPNTPQSLQATKVMEMNAKRNETTIRRLRDHWVAYRNLQRDKHALEEATDDAAKENYQKRITAGEERMKTFEEELVAIEKQASEELHAIYEAAQPVAHRYVLKRVD
- a CDS encoding TerC family protein, producing MDIGSLLTGDALLALFTLTLMEIVLGIDNIVFIAIITGRLPEDKRSSARRFGLVLAMGMRILLLLFIGYLMQWVGPLFELTDFVTIESLAEYLHEHEEANEISGKDLILLGGGLFLMWTAVREIHHKIEGGEDESEVGNMPGDQGGSSDGIDPIGESNAASVTVGGVLFRIAFMDVIFSLDSVITAVGMAKQIPIMVAAVVISVGVMIAFANQISNFVQDHPTIKMLALSFLILISVVLVSEATGTPISKGYVYFAMAFSLMVEFLNLRMRMKRYRPSSGEGETGSLRR
- a CDS encoding sulfite exporter TauE/SafE family protein, coding for MLDPASLIGIATVLSIGIFVQSAAGFAAGLLIVPILLWLGYSIPEASVALLVATVPQNVMGVYSLRDSIQPRKLLWPGIARIAFYPIGIAALVVIEQTLSVDRIRQLVGGAVLAATIAIMLYRPTPKPSIAAFWGWIAFPVSGFLQGLIGMGGPAMVFWVQAHDWSTRQIRGFLFSMYLVSLGPALAILLLKFRERVYAPAMMATLSLPALLLVTWLGLRFGNWLGKERLRRITLGLLLLLGLVGLASPWLRR